AATACGCGCTGATTGGCTCTCGCATTTTGCCCTTGCTTTCTCAAAAAGCCGGTGCGGAATTTGTAAGGATTTTACAAGAAAAAGGCTTAAACACCCCCCTTTATGGCATTGCTATTGATGATAAAATCAAATCCTTTTACTCGCATTCAGCCGCGCTTTTAAAAGGCTTTTGTCAAGGGAATTTAAAAGCCACTTACGGGCGTTTAAGGGCTAATAATGCTGTTTCGTATGCCGGGAAAAGCTTAGAATTTCGCGCCAATAACCCACGGAATTTCACCTTTAAAGGCGATAAAAATTTAGATTATTTTTTACTAGATGACATTATCACCACCGGCACCACCCTAAAAGAAGCCCTAAAACACCTTAAAACCCTAAACATTAAAGCGCACTTTGCGATCGCGCTTTGCAGCGCGGATGAATGAGTTATAATTTTGTTTTTTTAAAAAGGATAAAACCATGCAAGCTTTTCGGTTAGAAGATGATGTTGATGACTATGTCAAAAAAGAATTGATTAATTTAGGGCTTGTGAAAAATAAGGATTTTAATGTTAAAAGCCAAATGAGTCCTAGCCTTAAAAACGCCCTTTTGAATGCGAGTAAAACTAAAGATAAAACTTCTTATGGCGAGCCAGATTTTAGCTTAGAAAAATACACGCACCCTAAAAATAAAGAGAGCGTTATCCCTGTAATTATAGAAAACAAACTCTACGCTAAAAATTTAAAAAAGCTCAAAAACGACACGCTTGCAAACGATGACAATTCCATTTCAAAATTCGCCGTGAATGGGGCTTTACACTACGCTCAAAACATCTTAAGAAACAAAGAAAAATATAAAGAATGCATCGCCATAGGCATCGCCGGCGATGATGAAGAAAACCTTTTTATAGAAGTGTATTATGTTTTTGCGAGCGGGATCAATTCGCACAAGCTCACTAATACAAAAAACTTGCATTTTTTAGAAAATCAAGAATCGTTTAACGCTTTTTATAAAGAATGCACGCTCACTGAAGAAGAAAAGCATCTCATCTTAATCAAAACCAAAGCCGAGTTGAACGAAACCGCTAAAAAACTCAACCGCCTGATGCATAACCACAACATCACCGCGCCTCAGCGCGTGCTATACGTGAGCGGCATGCTTTTGTCCATGCAAGAAATTAAGGGCAAAAAAGGGGGCTTAAAACCAAGCGATTTAAAAGGCGAATTGACTGATACTAGTCGTGATGGCGTTTTAGTGTTTAACCAAATCAGCGAATTTTTAAAAACCAAAAACTTGAGCGAAGAAAAACGAGATCTCATGCTCGCCAGTTTTAAAGAAATCAGAAAAGATCCGCAGCGCGATAAAATAACGAGCTTGGATAAAGCCATCAGCATGCTTTTAGAAAAAGATTCAAGTATCACTAAGCAAATTTTTACCTTTCTTTATGAATTTGTCCATAAGCCCATTAATGAAAGCGACAATACCGGTCATTTAGACATCATGGGCGAACTTTATAGCGAATTTTTAAAATACGCTTTAGGGGATGGTAAGGAATTAGGCATTGTTTTAACCCCGCCTTATGTAACTAAAATGATGAGCGAACTTTTAGGGGTTAATGCGAAATCCTTTGTGATGGATTTAGCCGCAGGGAGCGCCGGCTTTTTAATTTCTTCTATGGTGCTAATGATTGAAGACATTGAAAAAACCTATGGTAAAAACACCACTAAAGCGAACGAAAAAATCAAAGGCGCAAAAACCACGCAGCTTTTAGGCGTGGAGCTTAATGCTGAAATGTTTTCGCTAGCCACCACTAACATGATTTTAAGAGGCGATGGATCAAGCCTAATCATCAAAGGCAACACTTTTGAAACCAATAAAAAGATTTATGAAGATTTTAAACCCAATATCCTTTTATTAAACCCTCCTTTTAGCTACGAAGAAAACGGCATGCCTTTTATCAAGTTTGGGTTAGAGCATATGCAAAAGGGCGGTTTAGGTGCGATCATTATCCAAGATAGCACAGGGAGCGGGCAAGCGTTAAAATCCAATGTTGAAATTTTAAAAAAACATCGCTTTTAGCGAGTATTAAAATGCCTACCGATTTATTCATGCCTCAAGCCGGGGTGCAAACAAGCGTTTATATTTTTAAAGCTCATGAGCCACACGATTATGAAAAGCCCGTTAAATTCATAGACTTTAGAAACGACGGCTTCAAACGCACCAAAAGAGGCTTAAATGAAACCTCTAACCCCACCAAACGCTACGAAGAAATCATTAAAATTTACAAAGCCGGCTTAAACGCTAAAGTTTCTAAAGAGCTGTGGGGCGCTTTAGAAACAATCTATATTGAAGATTTTATCGCTAAGCCGCATGAAAACAAGCATGCTAAAGACTTTAATTTTGAAGCCCATCAAAAGAATGAGGCTAAACCCGAATTGGAGGATTTTAAAAGAACGATAGCCGATTACCTTTCTTATGAAGTGGGCTTGATTTTAAAAAACCAAACGCCCCCAAAGTGATTGGCCCCCTTAGTAGCCAACTCAACGCTATTAAGTGGGGCGAGTTCAAATTAGGGGATTTGTTTGAAGCGAGTAACGGCGATTTTGACATTCAAAAACGCCACATCAATCATAAGGGCGAATTTGTCATCACTGCAGGGCTTAGCAATAATGGCGTTTTAGGGCAAAGCGATATAAAAGCAAAAGTTTTTGAAAGCCATACCATTACTATTGACATGTTTGGTTGCGCGTTTTATCGCAGTTTCCCTTATAAAATGGTAACACACGCTAGGGTATTTTCTCTCAAACCTAAATTTGAAATCAACCATAAAATCGGCTTGTTTTTATCCACGCTATTTTTTGATTACCCTAAAAAATTCGGCTATGAAAACATGTGTTCATGGGCAAAAATTAAAAACGATAAAGTCATTCTACCCCTAAAACCCACCGCTAACGCTCAAACCCTTGATGGTATAGATTTTCATTTCATGGAAAAATTCATAGCCGAACTTGAGCAGTGTCGGCTCGCCGAACTTGAGGCTTATTTAAAAGCTACAGGGCTAGAAAACACCACCCTTTCTGACGATGAAGAAAACGCCCTTAACCTTTTCAAATGCGGCTTAACATGGCAAAGCTTCAAATTAGGGGATTTGTTTGAAGCGAGTAACGGCGATTTTGACATTCAAAAACGCCACATCAATCATAAGGGCGAATTTGTCATCACTGCAGGGCTTAGCAATAATGGCGTTTTAGGGCAAAGCGATATAAAAGCAAAAGTTTTTGAAAGCCATACCATTACTATTGACATGTTTGGTTGCGCGTTTTATCGCAGTTTCCCTTATAAAATGGTAACACACGCTAGGGTATTTTCTCTCAAACCTAAATTTGAAATCAACCATAAAATCGGCTTGTTTTTATCCACGCTATTTTTTGATTACCCTAAAAAATTCGGCTATGAAAACATGTGTTCATGGGCAAAAATTAAAAACGATAAAGTCATTCTACCCCTAAAACCCACCGCTAACGCTCAAACCCTTGAGGATATTGATTTTGATTTCATGAGCACTCTAATCAACGCCCTAATGAAACAAACCATTCAAGGCGTGGTTCAATACTGCGACGCTAAAATCCAGGCCGCAAAAGAAGTTATCAGCCAAGAAACACCCGTTCAAAAAGACTCGTTATTTTGAAAGGGGTTTTAAGCGCTCTCGCTTGTGTTACAATAAACTTAAAATTCGCTTGATTAAAAAGGGATTGAATGGAGCAGCCAGTCATTAAAGAAGGGACTTTAGCTTTAATTGATACTTTTGCGTATTTGTTTAGAAGCTATTACATGAGCGCTAAAAATAAGCCTTTAACGAACGATAAGGGCTTTCCTACAGGGCTTTTAACGGGGCTTGTGGGCATGGTTAAAAAATTTTATAAAGACAGAAAAAACATGCCTTTTATCGTGTTCGCCCTAGAAAGCCAGACTAAAACTAAAAGAGCTGAAAAATTGGGCGAATACAAACAAAATCGCAAAGACGCCCCCAAAGAGATGCTTTTACAAATCCCTATCGCCTTAGAATGGTTGCAAAAAATGGGTTTTGTTTGCGTGGAGGTGAATGGGTTTGAAGCCGATGACGTGATCGCCACTCTAGCCACGCTAAGCCCTTATAAAACGCGCATTTATTCTAAAGATAAGGATTTTAACCAGCTTTTGAGCGATAAAATCGCGCTTTTTGATGGCAAAACGGAGTTTTTGGCGAAGGATTGCGTGGAAAAATACGGGATTTTGCCGAGTCAATTCACGGATTATCAGGGCATTGTAGGGGATAGCAGCGATAATTACAAGGGGATTAAAGGCATTGGGAGCAAGAACGCTAAGGAATTGTTACAGCAATTAGGGAGTTTGGAAAAAATCTATGAAAATTTAGACTTGGCGAAAAATTTACTCAGCCCTAAAATGTATCAAGCCCTGATACAAGACAAAGGAAGCGCGTTTTTAAGCAAAGAATTAGCCACTTTAGAAAGAGGGTGTATTAAGGAATTTGATTTTTTGAGTTGCGCTTTTCCTAGCGAAAACCCTTTATTGAAAATCAAAGACGAATTGAAAGAATATGGTTTTATTTCCACTTTAAGGGATTTAGAAAATTCCCCTTTAATTGTAGAAAACGCGCCCATATTAGACAGTGCCCCTAAAAAATCGCGCATGATCGTTTTGGAAAGCGCCGCACTTTTGAGCATGTTTTTAGAAAAGTTAGAAAATCCTAACGCAAGGATTTTTGCACGTTTGGTTTTGGATAAAGACAAAAAAATTCTGGCCCTAGCGTTTTTATATGAAGATCAAGGCTATTTTTTACCTTTAGAAGAGGCGTTATTTTCGCCCTTTTCTTTAGAATTTTTGCAAAACGCTTTTTTTAAAATGTTACAGCATGCGCAAATCATTGGGCATGATTTAAAACCCTTATTGAGCTTTTTAAAAGCCAAATACCAGGTGTCTTTAGAAAACATTCGCATCCAAGACACTCAAATTTTAGCGTTTTTGAAAAATCCGGAAAAAGTGGGGTTTGATGAAGTTTTAAAGGAATATTTAAAAGAAGAATTGATCTTGCATGAAAAAATCAAAGATTTTAAGACAAAAGCAGAGAAATTAGAACTTTTAAGCGTGGAATTAAGTGCTTTAAAGCGTTTGTGCGAATACTTTGAAAAAGGGGGGCTAGAAGAGGGTTTGCTTTATTTGGCTAGAGAAGTTGAAACGCCGTTTGTGAAAGTTTTAATGGGCATGGAATTTCAAGGCTTTAAAATTGATGCGCCTTATTTCAAGCGCTTAGAGCAGGAGTTTAAGAATGAATTAAACGTTTTAGAGCGCCAAATTTTGGATCTAATCGGCGTGGATTTTAACCTTAATTCGCCTAAGCAACTCGGTGAGATCCTGTATGAAAAATTAGGGCTTCCTAAAAATAAAAGCCATTCTACCGATGAAAAAAATTTGTTAAAAATCCTAGACAAGCACCCAAGCATCCCTTTGATTTTAGAATACAGGGAATTGAATAAGCTTTTTAACACTTACACCACCCCCTTATTGCGCCTAAAAGACAAAGACGATAAAATCCATACCACTTTCATCCAAACCGGCACAGCTACCGGGCGTTTAAGCTCGCATTCGCCTAATTTGCAAAATATCCCGGTGCGATCGCCTAAAGGCTTACTCATTCGTAAGGGCTTTATTGCTAGCTCTAAAGAATATTGTTTGCTAGGGGTGGATTATTCGCAGATTGAATTGCGTTTATTGGCCCATTTCAGTCAGGATAAGGATTTAATGGAGGCGTTTTTAAAGGGGCGAGACATCCATTTAGAAACTTCTAAAGCGTTGTTTGGTGGAGATTTAGCCAAAGAAAAACGATCCATCGCTAAAAGCATTAATTTTGGGCTGGTGTATGGCATGGGGAGTAAGAAATTGAGCGAAACTTTAAATATCCCTTTAAGTGAGGCTAAAAGTTACATAGAAGCGTATTTCAAACGATTCCCCAGCATCAAAGATTATTTGAATGGCATGAAAGAAGAGATTTTAAAAACTTCTAAAGCCTTTACCTTGCTTGGGCGTTACCGGGTGTTTGATTTTAATGGCGTGAATGATTACATCAAGGGCAATTATTTGCGAGAGGGCGTGAATGCGATTTTTCAAGGGAGTGCCAGCGATTTATTGAAATTAGGCATGCTCAAAGTGAGCGAGCGTTTCAAAAATAACCCTTCAGTAAGGCTGCTTTTGCAAGTGCATGACGAATTGATTTTTGAAATTGAAGAAAAAAACGCCCCAGAGTTGCAACAAGAAATCCAACGCATTCTTAATGATGAAGTGTATCCTTTGAGAGTGCCGCTAGAAACGAGCGCGTTTATCGCTAAGCGTTGGAATGAATTAAAAGGTTAGTTTTTAATTGAGTTTAAGAAAAAATATATTATTATTTCTTTATAAGTAATACTTAGCCATTTTAAGCTAATATAATATAAAGTCATTATCAAAGAATAAAGGGAAGAGACTGAATGTTGAAAAGAATCATATTATTAGGGGCTTTGGGTGTTTTAGCGAGCGCTGAAGAGAGCGCGGCTTTTGTGGGAGTCAATTACCAGGTGAGCATGATACAAAATCAGACTAAAATGGTGAATGAAAACGGCTTGCAAAAACCTTTGATAAAATTCCCGCCTTATGCAGGAGCGGGTTTTGAAGCGGGCTATAAGCAATTTTTTGGCAAGAAAAAATGGTTTGGCATGCGTTATTATGGGTTTTTTGACTACGCGCACAACCGCTTTGGCGTGATGAAAAAGGGTATCCCGGTGGGCGAGAGCGGGTTTATTTACAATAGCTTTAGTTTTGGTGGGACGACTTTAACAGAAAGGGATTCCTATCAAGGGCAATATTATGTCAATTTATTCACTTATGGTGTGGGGTTGGATACGCTGTGGAATTTTGTGAATAAAGAAAACATGGTTTTTGGTTTTGTGGTAGGAATCCAATTGGCTGGGGATAGTTGGGCAACGAGCATCAGTAAAGAGATCGCTAGTTATGTAAAACACCACAGCGATTCCAGTTATAGCCCGGCGAATTTCCAGTTTTTATGGAAATTTGGGATCCGCACCCATATCGCCAAACACAATAGTCTGGAATTAGGGATTAAAGTGCCTACGATCACGCACCGGCTTTTTTCTATTACCAACGAAAAGGGATACACCTTACAAGCTGATGTGCGTAGAGTCTATGCGTTTCAAATCAGTTATTTGAGGGATTTTTAACCCCTTTTTAGATACAATCGCACTTGAAACTATCCATTTAAAGGTGTGAAATGCCAAATTTAGAAAATTTAGACTGGAAAAACCTGGGCTTTAGCTACATTAAAACGGATTTTCGCTTCATCGCTACTTATAAAAACGGCTCGTGGTCGCAAGGCGAATTGGTTAGCGAAAATGCGTTACAGCTCAGCGAAGGCTCACCAGTCTTGCATTATGGGCAGGCTTGTTTTGAAGGCTTGAAGGCTTACCGCTCTCAAAAGGGAAAAGCTCTTCTTTTTCGCCCTTTAGAAAACGCCAAACGCTTGCAAACTTCATGCGAAAGACTGCTCATGCCCAAAGTGAGCGAAGAGCTGTTTTTAAAGGCATGCGCTGAAGTGATTAAAGCGAATCAAAAATGGCTCGCTCCTTATAAAAGCGGGGCGAGTTTGTATTTGCGCCCTTTTGTCATAGGCGTGGGGGATAATTTGGGGGTAAAGCCGGCTAATGAATACCTTTTTATCGTGTTTTGCGCGCCGGTGGGGGCGTATTTTAAAGGGGGTATAGAAAAAGGGGGAGCTAGGTTTATCACTACGGCGTTTGATAGAGCCGCGCCTAAAGGCACCGGGGGGGTGAAAGTGGGGGGGAATTATGCCGCAAGCCTGTTAGCCCACAAAATAGCCACAGAGCAAGGCTATGATGATTGCATTTATTTAGACCCCACCACGCACACTAAAATTGAAGAAGTGGGGGCGGCGAATTTTTTTGGCATCACGCATGATAACGCCTTTATCACCCCGTATTCGCCAAGCATTCTGCCAAGCGTTACCAGAAAAAGCTTGATGGTTTTGGCTAAAGAATATTTGAATCTCAAAGTAGAAGAGAGGGAAATTTTAATGGATGAGTTGGGCGCGTTTAAAGAAGCCGGAGCGTGTGGGACAGCCGCAATCATTACGCCCATTAAAGAAATCACGCACAACAACAAGTCTTATTTTTTTGAAGCGCCGGGCCATATTACTAAACAACTCTATGATT
This is a stretch of genomic DNA from Helicobacter pylori. It encodes these proteins:
- a CDS encoding ComF family protein, whose amino-acid sequence is MRCLTCLKLSFKLLCPNCLNDLPLSLRVRVLEGVSVYSFYAYSEIEELIKSKYALIGSRILPLLSQKAGAEFVRILQEKGLNTPLYGIAIDDKIKSFYSHSAALLKGFCQGNLKATYGRLRANNAVSYAGKSLEFRANNPRNFTFKGDKNLDYFLLDDIITTGTTLKEALKHLKTLNIKAHFAIALCSADE
- a CDS encoding type II restriction endonuclease — protein: MIGPLSSQLNAIKWGEFKLGDLFEASNGDFDIQKRHINHKGEFVITAGLSNNGVLGQSDIKAKVFESHTITIDMFGCAFYRSFPYKMVTHARVFSLKPKFEINHKIGLFLSTLFFDYPKKFGYENMCSWAKIKNDKVILPLKPTANAQTLDGIDFHFMEKFIAELEQCRLAELEAYLKATGLENTTLSDDEENALNLFKCGLTWQSFKLGDLFEASNGDFDIQKRHINHKGEFVITAGLSNNGVLGQSDIKAKVFESHTITIDMFGCAFYRSFPYKMVTHARVFSLKPKFEINHKIGLFLSTLFFDYPKKFGYENMCSWAKIKNDKVILPLKPTANAQTLEDIDFDFMSTLINALMKQTIQGVVQYCDAKIQAAKEVISQETPVQKDSLF
- the polA gene encoding DNA polymerase I, whose translation is MEQPVIKEGTLALIDTFAYLFRSYYMSAKNKPLTNDKGFPTGLLTGLVGMVKKFYKDRKNMPFIVFALESQTKTKRAEKLGEYKQNRKDAPKEMLLQIPIALEWLQKMGFVCVEVNGFEADDVIATLATLSPYKTRIYSKDKDFNQLLSDKIALFDGKTEFLAKDCVEKYGILPSQFTDYQGIVGDSSDNYKGIKGIGSKNAKELLQQLGSLEKIYENLDLAKNLLSPKMYQALIQDKGSAFLSKELATLERGCIKEFDFLSCAFPSENPLLKIKDELKEYGFISTLRDLENSPLIVENAPILDSAPKKSRMIVLESAALLSMFLEKLENPNARIFARLVLDKDKKILALAFLYEDQGYFLPLEEALFSPFSLEFLQNAFFKMLQHAQIIGHDLKPLLSFLKAKYQVSLENIRIQDTQILAFLKNPEKVGFDEVLKEYLKEELILHEKIKDFKTKAEKLELLSVELSALKRLCEYFEKGGLEEGLLYLAREVETPFVKVLMGMEFQGFKIDAPYFKRLEQEFKNELNVLERQILDLIGVDFNLNSPKQLGEILYEKLGLPKNKSHSTDEKNLLKILDKHPSIPLILEYRELNKLFNTYTTPLLRLKDKDDKIHTTFIQTGTATGRLSSHSPNLQNIPVRSPKGLLIRKGFIASSKEYCLLGVDYSQIELRLLAHFSQDKDLMEAFLKGRDIHLETSKALFGGDLAKEKRSIAKSINFGLVYGMGSKKLSETLNIPLSEAKSYIEAYFKRFPSIKDYLNGMKEEILKTSKAFTLLGRYRVFDFNGVNDYIKGNYLREGVNAIFQGSASDLLKLGMLKVSERFKNNPSVRLLLQVHDELIFEIEEKNAPELQQEIQRILNDEVYPLRVPLETSAFIAKRWNELKG
- a CDS encoding outer membrane protein gives rise to the protein MLKRIILLGALGVLASAEESAAFVGVNYQVSMIQNQTKMVNENGLQKPLIKFPPYAGAGFEAGYKQFFGKKKWFGMRYYGFFDYAHNRFGVMKKGIPVGESGFIYNSFSFGGTTLTERDSYQGQYYVNLFTYGVGLDTLWNFVNKENMVFGFVVGIQLAGDSWATSISKEIASYVKHHSDSSYSPANFQFLWKFGIRTHIAKHNSLELGIKVPTITHRLFSITNEKGYTLQADVRRVYAFQISYLRDF
- the ilvE gene encoding branched-chain-amino-acid transaminase, with the translated sequence MPNLENLDWKNLGFSYIKTDFRFIATYKNGSWSQGELVSENALQLSEGSPVLHYGQACFEGLKAYRSQKGKALLFRPLENAKRLQTSCERLLMPKVSEELFLKACAEVIKANQKWLAPYKSGASLYLRPFVIGVGDNLGVKPANEYLFIVFCAPVGAYFKGGIEKGGARFITTAFDRAAPKGTGGVKVGGNYAASLLAHKIATEQGYDDCIYLDPTTHTKIEEVGAANFFGITHDNAFITPYSPSILPSVTRKSLMVLAKEYLNLKVEEREILMDELGAFKEAGACGTAAIITPIKEITHNNKSYFFEAPGHITKQLYDLLLSIQQGEQEAPKDWIFEVG